A region of Channa argus isolate prfri chromosome 8, Channa argus male v1.0, whole genome shotgun sequence DNA encodes the following proteins:
- the gorab gene encoding RAB6-interacting golgin produces MSGWAGFSDDELRRMQQKDSTAARGRKPAPVNRSRQQVQRERALQLVAQKNSGEGSTGLPPEQQLTKPTLMEAPQPAATPAVIQKVQEKPLEMKPIDNHQPAAAVETPVVIELERQEVEVREKTRLEQLQQDQKVMEERNKRKKALLTKTIAEKSKQTQAEAVKLKRIQKELQALDDMVSNDIGILRGKIEQASWEYTAARKRYEKAEAEYVTAKLDLHKKTELKEQLTEHLCAIIQQNELRKAHKLEELMQQLQLEATEEELERQKEKEEQEKSRSCVEAQGDGKQGNGAVHNQEGTVQSAKDCKPKEEEIVKEERGGDVQQEHKPKTEQDCKTIGNCIQHDTVVS; encoded by the exons ATGAGCGGTTGGGCGGGTTTTTCTGACGACGAGCTGAGAAGGATGCAGCAGAAAG ACTCAACGGCCGCCCGCGGTCGGAAACCGGCTCCAGTCAACCGGAGTCGGCAGCAGGTACAGCGCGAGAGGGCTCTGCAGCTAGTcgcacagaaaaactcaggagAGGGATCAACCGGTTTGCCGCCGGAACAACAACTCACCAAACCCACGCTCATGGAAGCGCCTCAGCCCGCAGCAACTCCGGCTGTCatacagaaagtgcaggagaaACCTTTAGAGATGAAGCCGATTGACAATCATCAACCGGCTGCAGCGGTGGAGACCCCGGTTGTCATAGAGCTGGAGAGACAAGAGGTGGAAGT ACGTGAGAAGACTCGTCTCGAGCAACTACAACAAGACCAAAAAGTTATGGAAGAGAGGAACAAGCGCAAGAAAGCTCTGCTAACAAAAACCATTGCTGAAAA GTCCAAACAGACACAGGCAGAGGCTGTAAAGCTAAAGAGAATCCAGAAGGAGCTTCAGGCCCTTGATGACATGGTGTCCAATGATATTGGCATACTGAGAGGGAAGATAGAGCAGGCCAGCTGGGAGTACACTGCTGCGAG AAAGCGTTACGAGAAGGCAGAGGCAGAGTATGTGACGGCCAAGCTGGACCTGCACAAAAAGACGGAGCTGAAGGAGCAGTTGACAGAGCACCTCTGTGCCATCATCCAGCAGAACGAGCTCCGTAAAGCCCATAAGCTGGAGGAGCtgatgcagcagctgcagctggaggccactgaggaggagctggaaaggcagaaagagaaggaggagcagGAAAAGAGTAGAAGCTGTGTGGAGGCGCAAGGAGATGGGAAACAGGGAAATGGTGCAGTGCACAATCAGGAAGGAACCGTGCAATCAGCCAAAGACTGTAAACCCAAAGAGGAGGAGATTGTgaaggaggagaggggaggtgATGTCCAGCAAGAGCACAAACCAAAGACTGAACAAGACTGTAAAACAATAGGAAACTGCATTCAGCATGACACTGTGGTCTCCTGA